The nucleotide window aggtGGCCAGGGCTCCCCACCCCTGCGCTGCCTGCACCTGAGAGACCTCCTCTCCCTGAGCCCAATCTCCCAAAGGGACCagattcttttttacttttccaaGCATCCTCCGTTGTGTCCTGAAACCTGGGGACTCTCAGATGATAGTGATAATAAAAAAACTAGCTAATATTCACTAAGCACTTCCAACATGTCGGGCTGTCGTGAGCCCTAACGCATCCGTCCTGCTGCCAACGCTGTGAGGTAGAGATTACTATTATCTCCCTTTTACAGAAGGGGAAGCTGTGGTCGGAGAGAAGCAACTGGCCTAAGGCCCATAGCTAAGAAGGGGCACAGGCCTGGTTTGGACCCTGGCAGTGTCCCTTTCCTTATGACACTCCAGGCCTCTCACCTTTGGTGAATGTTTGCTgccaaacaacagcaacaataatagtaatgataaaagCCATCACCAAGCCATCACCACGCACCGGCCCACAACCAGCACTGCTCTAAGTACAACCCAGGCTGTAGCTCCTTCTGTcaggctgtctggctccaaagcccatgttttaACCACCAGGTAGGGAGGCCTCTTGATGTAACACCCCGTGGTGTTTGGATGGGTTTGAATGGGGAGCGGGTTTGAATCTCAGCCACAGCGGGGCTGCGTGACCTTGATCGAGGTTCCCGCCCTCTCCACTGCCCAGTTTCTTCGTCTGTGAAATGAGAAAGCAGGGGTGCTTTCCCAGGGGGCTGCTGTAAGGACcaaattaaatgagagaatgtggCCCGTGAAGTGtttggcacagagcctggcacctgCTAAGCGCCCAACACGTTGATTATTCAGGGTGTCAAATTGTCGTTGTGCAAAACCTCCAGCCAGATAAGCAGGATCGTCCCCAGAGCCACTCTCTCTTGGGAGCGTGACAGAGCCTAAGCCGGTCACTCATGGCCCTGGTCGCACCCACATTTGCAGCCCTCCTTTCCTTGTTACCCAGTACAGCCCCTGGTCTAATTCAGCTCCTGGTCTGAGCCATGAACTGATTAGGAGACCAAGGCGGCTGGGGCTGACTTTCTGAGCACATGAGCCCCACATCAGCAGGTTTTTCTGGGCTGGCACAGGCCTCACGAGGCAGAGGGGGCAGGGGTCTGGCCACAGCCCCACCATCAGCCAGCTCAATGGGTGATCTGGGGAGGGCTGTTTTCTAATGTttcatctcagtttcctcatcggcaAGGTGGGAAAATAATCACAACCCACTTCCCTGGAGTGCTGTGAGGATCAGACAACCCCAGCTACGGGTCTGAGCTAGAGCCCAAAGCCCTATGGTTCTTCCCCAGCCATGGCCTCACCTGGCTCCCCACGGTTATCTTGGGAGATGAGCAGGGACCCCTATGCTCTTCTATTTTAAGAGCAGGAAACTGCTCAGACTTGGTGGGCTGAGGGGTTatgagggaaggcttcctggaggaaaaaTGCTTTGACCTGGGCCTGGAAAGATGGAGAGAATTTGCATCTGGGCAGAGGTGGAATGGGCTGCCTCAGAAGGTAATGAGCTTCCCATCACTGAGATGGTACAAGTCATGGACGGAAGGGGCCTTGGCAGAGATGTTATTGAGGAGACTTAACAGTAGGCTGAGGACCCCTCAAGAAGTTAAACACAGAATAACCGTaagacccagtaattccactcctgagtatatactCAAGAACTGAAAACAAGTTTCAAACAAATCCtcgtacatgaatgttcacattAGCACTAGTCACAGTCGGCAAAAAGTGGAAACttcccaaatgcccatcagtgatgaatggacagggcttccctggtggcgcagtggttgagggtccgcctgccgatgcagggggcgcggattcgtgccccggtccgggaagatcccacgtgccgtggagcggctgggcccgtgagccatggctgctgggtcttcgcgtccagagcctgtgctccgcaacgggagaggccgcaacagtgagaggcccgcgtaccgcaaaaaaaaaaaacaaaaaacaaaaaaactttcctGGTGGGAATGTCTATAGACTTTCCTGGTGGGAGGACTTCCCTCACAAAACCAGCCCTCCAGGCAGCCTTTCATTTCAGCCAGGGCACTCACCACGGCCTATAACTAGTTCTATTGACTTGTATGTTGACCTGTTTATCGTCTCCCAGActgtcagctccatgagggcagggaccacatctgtCTTGTTCATCAGCGAATCTCCAGTGCCCAGAACAGGGTCCGGGGGATAAGGCACTCAGTGAACACAGGAAcaagtgaaggaatgaatgaacaaaccatGGCCGTAACCTACCGCATCTTCTTGTCTCCCGCCGCCACACACACAGGAAGCAGCTGAGCAGGGCCATGATGAAGACCCCGCGGGGCAGCGTCCCAGTGCTGCTGCCGCTGGTGCTCCTGAGTCTGCTGCACGTCTCCTGGGCCCAGAGTGGCTGCATTGGGCACCCGGCCATCCCTGGCATCCCGGGCATCCCCGGGGCACCGGGCTCCGACGGCAAACCAGGGACTCCAGGGATAAAGGGAGAGAAAGGTACTGTGGATTTTGGGAACAGACTAGTGTCACTGACCAAGGCCCCATCTCCTACCTCCCAAGTCCCAGTTGCCCACCTTAGGGATTGCAAAACACTTGCAAATCCATCAGCTTGCTGAGCCCTCCACAATAACTTTGCAAGGAAGGAATtctgattcccattttacagatgggaagactgaTGTCCGAAAGGCTACTGACTTGCTCAAGGGAACCCAGTAAATGTTGAGGCTGAGGCCAAACCATGGCTCTCTTACCACTAAATCCACTGCAGTCACACAGTCCTGGGTTGTTACCTCCAGGGTAGGTGGCTTCGCCTCTCTGAATTgctatttcctcacctgtaaaatgtggataatgatTCTTTGTCAGAGTTGTCACAGGGTTCAAATGAGACTTCCTGCCATAAAACCCTCCTGTAAGATGTAGTTCATGTGTTCATTTAACCATAGCCTTCCGCTCTCTTCACATAATCTCACAATCCCACAAaatatccccgttttacagatgaggaagctgagcctTGGAGAATGTGACTCAGTCAAGGTGACCCAACTAATAATGACAGATGTGACATGAGAAACACATCTGCCTGTCCCCTGAGCCCATGTCCACAGCCACTATACTCTGCTACTCTACTGGAAAAGGTTTTATCTTGTGTTCTGCCAAACCAAGGAGGAGTAGCTGTTTGGAGTGGTGGAGTGAGAAGGATTCTAATACTCACTTCCAGCTTCAGCAAGAAAGAATGCGTGATTGATGAGGGATATGGGCCgtcagggagggggtggagagggaTAGCACATGTGCCCGGAATTCCTGATCCCTGCTCCAGGCTTAAGCCTGTATGAGCTGGCGAGGAGGGCAGGTCCAGCACCTGCCTGAGGGAGACGCCGCTCCCCAACCCACGGGCATCGGTCCCCATTACTGTCAAGCACGTCTCAGACTCAGAAAGCTGGGCTGGAAGGAGACTCGGGGGCCCTCTCCGACATCCCGTCCTCTTGTTCACAGATGgggagctgaggcccagagaaaagcGGGGACCTGTCTGAGGTTACGCAGCCAGgctccctgcctcccagcccagcTCCTTCCAGGTTCTCAGCGATCTCTGGCCCCCTCATATCTCTTGTCTCTGCCTTCCAGGGCTGCCGGGGCTAGCTGGAGACCACGGTGAGCTTGGAGAGAAGGGGGACCCAGGGTTTCCTGGGATTCCAGGAAAAGTCGGCCCCAAGGGCCCCGTTGGCCCCAAAGGTGCCCCAGGGCCTCCCGGAGCCCATGGCCCCAAGGGCGAATCAGGAGACTACAAGGCCACGCAGAAAATCGCCTTCTCGGCCACACGCACCATCAACAGCCCCCTGAGGCGGGACCAGGTCATCCGCTTCGACCACGTGATCACCAACACCAACAACAACTACGAGTATCGAAACGGCAAGTTCACGTGCAGGGTGCCTGGCCTCTACTACTTCACCTACCATGCCAGCTCTCGAGGGAACCTGTGCGTAAACCTCATGCGGGGCCGGGAGGAGACACAGAAGGTGCTCACCTTCTGCGACTATGTCTACAACACCTTCCAGGTCACCATGGGCAGCGTCGTGCtcaagctggggctgggggagaccGTCTTCCTGCAGGCTACCGACAAGAACGCCCTGGTAGGCATCGATGGGGCCAACAGCATTTTCACCGGGTTCCTGCTCTTCCCAGATGCAGAGGCGTGACCTGTGGGTCCAAttcaccccctcccctgccagccACGCTCTCTTTACCCCCAACACCAGCCCCCACCTGGCCAAAACACACAGTAGGGCTCCTTGGATATTGCTGAATTAATGAGTAAATAAACTTTTCAAGGCCAAGGGACAGTGGTCTAATTCAAATCTGTGTCCCAgcgactggcacatagtaggtgctcagaaataTTGCTTGAACGCTGCTTGAATGACTGAACAATGAATGAGCTCTGAAAGCAGAAGCTCTATCTAGTTGGTGGCGACTGGAGGGCCAGACTTTGTGTCCAGTTCTGTGCCAGACGCACaatgggagatggggagggaacaCCATCTGTTGAGCACGTATATGCTCAAAACACTGGGCTAGACCCTTTCCCCCTTCTCTCATTAATCCTCGCACTCATCCTTGGAGATAGGTTAAATCATGCCcaattcacagatgagaaaactgaggatcagagggATGAAGGGATTGCCCTCGATCCCACAGAAGAGCTGGGAGGGCAGGTCTGCCCACTGATCACTGAGACCTCTTTCAAGGCAAGGCATCTAGGCCCCTGAAGGGGTATTCTCTGTGTAACGTCACACACCTCCACCCAAGGGATCAAGGAGCCTTTCTTCAGTCTTAAGTGACCTTGGAATCAAGACCCTTCCTCTGTTGATTCTCACCACATGCTCTCCCTCCCAATGCCTTCCCAGCCTGGCTCAAGCTCAGCCATCCAGTTAGAACACACGTCACTCCCCTGCTCAATaatcttcagtggctccccactgccaACTGGACATAGTCCCTGCCCACGAGCTGGCATTCAAGGCTCTCTATGGATTGACCTTCCAGTCTCAATCCTTCCTCTCCCGGACAAAGAATATCTCCACTCCAGACCAGCTGGGCCCTTTCTGTCTTCTAGGCAAGACACATGCTTTCCTGCCTCGATGCCCTTACTCTCACTGTTCCTCTTCCACTCTGCCTATCTAACCATCCTTTAAAACCTCATTCAAGCCACACCCTCTCCCTAAAAGCAGACCATGCCAGCCCTCATAGCTCTTACCCCTCCAACCTCCTCTAACCCCGTTTCTCAATTGTTCAAGTCTGAGCACACACTGCCTGCATCTAGCATTTCTCTCATGCTCACCCCGTCTCCCCAGCTAAGCTGTGAGCCCCCTATCCTGCGCATCTCTGaacccctcccagccctgcaccTGCTCTCTGCAGCCCCTCCTACTAGTCCCACCCACCAAGACTCTCAACCAATCCTGACCAGAGGTAGAAGGGATTTAAAGCACTTCAGCCTATCACATAGGGCTATAACACCAGTCCAGCCTCCTGCTTGGCTAGCCTGTTTCTCAGGATTCCGTTCATTGGGTGCAGCTTCTGCCCTATCTCCTGGGCTTCAGGCCTGCCCCCAACCTCAGACTCTTCAAAGGGGACCTGGATTGAGCCTTTTCACCAGGGGCTGGGCCTTCTTTCTGCTACTCAACCCTTTCAGTACCAACTGTCTGCCTGgtctttgtgtcttgtaagaattgttataataataacaaccacACCACGACTGAGTTAAGTTACTGTGTACTTAGTGTTTTGTGTGCATTAGCTCATTCAACCCCCACCACAAACCCTGGGAGGCAcatactattatcctcatttaaaaaataagaatctgaggctcagagagggcaagggatttgcccagggtcacacagatgCAAGTATACAGCCAGGATTGAGGCCTGCTTCTGTTTGCCTCAAAGCTCTTGCTAAATCTATAGACATATCACTCCTTGCCACCCTCTCCTGTTGGAATTCCCTCTGCAGTCCCCAGCCTCTCACCTGAACCCATCCGACCTCAGGAGTCCACATTCCCGAGCCTCTACCGTTGGGTCTGTCTTCACAGGGCTACACTCCACCCCAAGGGCAGATCTGCTTGCTGGTGGTGAGCACGTGCAGGGCACCCCAAGTCGCTGCAAGGACCCAGGCAAAGCCGGCCACGGCCAAGACATCAGAGCTCGTCTCTAGTGCTGCCTCAAGCCGGCTGGCTTTCCTTCAGGACCTGCCCTCCTCTGACTCCTGACCCGTAGACCCTGATCCTGCCGCCTTTCCTCCGTCAGACCCCTACCCTGACAGCACTCTGAACTGTGCCCCTTTTGTGCCTCCCCTCCCAGCTTCCAGATCTGCCAGAAATCCAGGGCTCTCACTGCGTGTTCAGCCATGCCCACTGCAATCAAACATACCCTTTACCTTTGTTATTGCTCTTTCCTACCCTGTGAGGAGGGTTCACCTTGTCAGCTCTCTGGAGAGACGATTGAGGTTTCATCACAGGAACCAGGACCAAGAATGATGGGGGGAGCCTGGAGGTGACCATAGGTGGGTCTCGGGATTTTGCCTATTCCATCACTGTCCAGACCTGCCTTTTCCCCTTTGCCCCTTCTCAGAGTGGATGGGGTTGAAACTCAGATCTCCTGGCTGGGCTAGCTAGTTgagcaggggaaggaagggaagtggTCTTCTCAGGCCTGTGACCCTTGACCTTCATGCACCCACCTTGACTCGGACTCATAACCCTCAACATGCCAGAGTCCTTTTAGTTTCCAGACTTCCAAGAAACCTCCTAGAAATaataaccttccagaaaaggagGGACTTACCAGGAGAGGCCAGAGGACCTACAGGACCCAGGAGCAGGTGGGACAGCTCAGTCTCAGTGGACATGGGTGCCAGACCGGGGCTGCTGTGTCTCCCGCTGGGACCTCTTGGCTCTGAGCCTGTCTCTGCAGATTGCCCCTCTTAACTGTTAAAGGCAAGTGGAGATACATGGATGCCCCCAACAACAGCCTGGACCACCAAGCCATCCCCTACCCCTCAAGGAAGTTACACAGAGACTAACGTCTCCTATTCCCAGTTCCCAGGAGAGGGGATCTGACTGGCCCAGCTTGGAGCAAGAATACTCCTGGCCCAATCAGCTGAGGCCAAGAAGGAGCAGGCCTATAATAATAGTAGCTCATGGTTATTGACCTAAACGCCCAGTGAGTATTCTCTCCTGTACTAGTCACAGTCACCTCCTTAAGATTTGCTCCTTAAGATTTGCCTAAGGAGCAAATCTTCTAATCCTGTGGTTGTCAAACTTCAGCAGGCATCACAGTCACCACGAGGGCTTGAtagaatttgcatttcctgggaattccctggtggtccagtggttaggactctgttttcactgccgagggcgcaggttcgatccctggtcagggaactaagattccacaagccacaaggtgtggccaaaaaaaaaaaagaatttgcatttcctaaaAGTCCCCACATGCTGCTGGTGCTGCTGC belongs to Pseudorca crassidens isolate mPseCra1 chromosome 2, mPseCra1.hap1, whole genome shotgun sequence and includes:
- the C1QB gene encoding complement C1q subcomponent subunit B isoform X2, with product MMKTPRGSVPVLLPLVLLSLLHVSWAQSGCIGHPAIPGIPGIPGAPGSDGKPGTPGIKGEKGLPGLAGDHGELGEKGDPGFPGIPGKVGPKGPVGPKGAPGPPGAHGPKGESGDYKATQKIAFSATRTINSPLRRDQVIRFDHVITNTNNNYEYRNGKFTCRVPGLYYFTYHASSRGNLCVNLMRGREETQKVLTFCDYVYNTFQVTMGSVVLKLGLGETVFLQATDKNALVGIDGANSIFTGFLLFPDAEA
- the C1QB gene encoding complement C1q subcomponent subunit B isoform X1 translates to MELRLWTENRRLPAACPTAAQPSGIRGHQVPRKQLSRAMMKTPRGSVPVLLPLVLLSLLHVSWAQSGCIGHPAIPGIPGIPGAPGSDGKPGTPGIKGEKGLPGLAGDHGELGEKGDPGFPGIPGKVGPKGPVGPKGAPGPPGAHGPKGESGDYKATQKIAFSATRTINSPLRRDQVIRFDHVITNTNNNYEYRNGKFTCRVPGLYYFTYHASSRGNLCVNLMRGREETQKVLTFCDYVYNTFQVTMGSVVLKLGLGETVFLQATDKNALVGIDGANSIFTGFLLFPDAEA